The following are encoded together in the Gavia stellata isolate bGavSte3 chromosome 23, bGavSte3.hap2, whole genome shotgun sequence genome:
- the LOC104264553 gene encoding toll-like receptor 2, with protein sequence MMILIGSLHFYFISSLLSRANGFLTLRTPTAHVFPFYNYSYLNLSSLAEAQAPKTARALNFSHNVIEKITKKDLEGFDALEVLDLSYNRIKDIEPGAFERLLSLVSVNLSFNDKTLLVPGFPPHLKLLPTSEASGSLQLSKYFDKSPEAAPEPSASAEELPHPGGPSALQNVNLQLRQSTENLLRRAEKNIMVSPTATLKSDFCRAPINGTLDLSNSKLSEEELMLKLDPDLCQAQLDSILELDISHSDLEMDLLSLFVLFLPMKNLQSIDASYNKLTINILDVEGFCNFSFSKLLFLNISNNPINSLDTLCLPSTIKVIDLSFTNISQIPHNFAKKMFNLENMYVQGNHFIYTVRPEVTNAVPKFPPGTVHINAISFVRNQAGTPIESLPKKVKHLKMSNCSIVELPEWFAGTMEELLFLDLSSNRISVLPDLPTSLQHLDLSNSDIKIVPPSFKSVSNLTVFNIQNNKITDMHPEYFPLILTKCDISKNKLNMLSLTDALEKLEYLNVSGNLITRLEPGSRLSALANLDSSHNLISELPDDLGKSLPMLKYFNLSGNKISFLQRGSLPASLIELDISDNAITTIVEDTFGQLTSLSVLTVQGKHFFCNCDLYWFVNVYIHHPHLQINGKGNLRCSFPPDRRGSLVESSNLTLLHCSLGIQMAITACVAILVVLVLTGLCWRFDGLWYVRMGWYWCMAKRKQYEKRPENKPFDAFVSYSEQDANWTKENLLEKLETDGFRICYHERDFKPGHPVLGNIFYCIENSHKVLFVLSPSFVNSCWCQYELYFAEHRVLNENQDSLIMIVLEDLPPNSVPQKFSKLRKLLKRKTYLKWSPEEHKQKMFWHQLAAVLKTTNEPLVRAEKGSAEDMYEME encoded by the coding sequence atGATGATCCTTATTGGAAGCCTTCATTTCTACTTCATTTCTTCCTTACTCAGTAGAGCAAATGGATTCCTAACCCTGAGAACACCTACGGCCCATGTCTTCCCGTTTTATAACTACTCCTATTTAAACCTCTCTTCTCTAGCAGAAGCACAAGCTCCAAAAACGGCAAGAGCTCTCAATTTCTCACATAACGTAATTGAAAAAATAACCAAGAAAGACTTGGAAGGTTTCGATGCGCTGGAAGTTTTAGACCTTTCCTACAATCGGATTAAGGACATTGAACCTGGTGCGTTTGAGAGGCTGCTCAGCCTTGTTTCTGTGAATTTATCGTTTAATGATAAGACACTTCTTGTACCAGGTTTTCCACCCCACCTGAAGCTCTTACCCACTAGCGAAGCCTCAGGGTCTTTGCAGCTTTCTAAGTATTTTGACAAATCACCAGAGGCTGCTCCGGAGCCTTCCGCATCCGCCGAGGAGCTGCCACACCCGGGAGGTCCCTCTGCCCTGCAAAATGTTAATTTGCAGCTGAGACAAAGTACAGAGAATCTTCTTCgaagagcagagaaaaacataATGGTGTCTCCAACAGCCACATTAAAGTCAGATTTCTGCAGAGCACCAATAAATGGGACACTCGATCTGTCAAACAGCAAACTCTCCGAGGAAGAGCTGATGTTAAAACTGGATCCGGATCTGTGCCAAGCTCAGCTGGACAGTATTTTGGAGCTTGACATTAGTCACAGCGACCTGGAAATGGATCTTCTGTCACTGTTTGTCCTGTTTTTGCCAATGAAAAACCTGCAGTCCATTGATGCCAGTTACAACAAATTAACAATTAACATTCTAGACGTTGAGGGGTTCTGTAACTTCTCATTCAgcaagcttttgtttttaaatattagcaaCAATCCCATAAACAGCTTGGATACGCTGTGTCTCCCTTCAACCATCAAGGTAATTGATTTGTCCTTCACAAACATAAGTCAAATACCCCACAACTTTgctaaaaaaatgtttaacttAGAAAACATGTATGTTCAAGGAAATCACTTCATATACACTGTACGTCCCGAAGTCACTAATGCTGTTCCAAAATTTCCCCCTGGAACTGTACATATTAATGCCATTTCATTTGTCAGAAACCAGGCTGGTACACCCATCGAAAGCCTTCCGAAGAAAGTGAAACACCTGAAAATGTCCAACTGCTCCATCGTAGAACTGCCAGAGTGGTTTGCTGGCACAATGGAAGAATTACTATTTTTGGACCTCAGCAGCAACCGGATTTCTGTGCTTCCTGACTTACCTACCTCCCTGCAGCATCTCGACTTAAGCAACAGCGATATTAAAATAGTACCCCCTAGTTTTAAATCTGTCTCCAATTTAACAGTATTTAATattcaaaacaataaaattacaGATATGCATCCCGAGTATTTCCCATTGATTTTAACAAAATGTGATATTAGTAAAAACAAGTTGAACATGTTGTCATTAACTGACGCCCTGGAGAAACTCGAATACCTTAATGTTTCTGGAAACCTAATCACCAGGCTGGAACCCGGCAGCCGCCTTTCTGCGCTCGCTAATCTGGACAGTAGTCACAACCTAATTTCAGAACTCCCTGATGACTTGGGGAAATCTCTTCcaatgctgaaatattttaatttatcagGGAATAAGATCTCCTTTCTACAGCGTGGCTCTCTCCCAGCTTCTCTGATTGAGTTAGACATCAGCGACAACGCCATTACTACCATCGTGGAGGACACTTTTGGCCAGTTAACGAGTTTGAGCGTTTTGACTGTTCaaggtaaacattttttttgtaactgtgACTTGTACTGGTTTGTGAATGTCTATATCCACCACCCCCATTTGCAGATAAATGGCAAAGGAAACCTCAGGTGCAGCTTTCCACCAGACAGAAGGGGCTCGCTGGTGGAGAGCAGCAACCTCACGCTCCTGCACTGCTCCCTGGGCATCCAGATGGCTATTACAGCTTGCGTCGCCATCCTGGTTGTTTTGGTGCTCACAGGCTTATGCTGGCGGTTCGATGGGCTGTGGTACGTGCGAATGGGTTGGTACTGGTGCATGGCGAAGCGGAAGCAGTACGAGAAGAGGCCAGAAAACAAGCCCTTTGATGCCTTCGTTTCATACAGTGAGCAAGACGCAAACTGGACGAAAGAGAATCTACTGGAAAAACTGGAAACTGACGGATTCAGGATATGTTACCACGAGAGGGATTTCAAACCCGGGCATCCTGTGCTTGGTAACATTTTCTACTGCATAGAGAACAGCCATAAagtcctttttgttctctctcccAGTTTTGTGAACAGCTGCTGGTGTCAGTATGAGCTGTATTTTGCTGAACACCGGGTCCTGAATGAAAATCAGGATTCCCTCATCATGATTGTGCTGGAAGACCTCCCGCCCAACAGCGTGCCGCAGAAGTTCAGCAAACTCAGGAAactcctgaaaagaaaaacctacTTAAAGTggagccctgaggaacacaaACAGAAGATGTTCTGGCATCAGCTAGCAGCTGTCTTAAAAACAACCAACGAACCGCTTGTGAGAGCAGAAAAAGGATCTGCTGAGGATATGTACGAGATGGAATGA
- the GPR75 gene encoding probable G-protein coupled receptor 75, with protein MNASGRLPAGGEEEPPGASLAPLLPLGGNGSAGGSPGELREGTHAATLAACASLLALVFCLGSYGNLIVLLSFFDPALRKFRTNFDFMILNLSFCDLFICGVAAPMFAFVLFFDSARGVPGAFCFTFHLTSSGFIIMSLKTVAVIALHRLRMVLGKQPHRAASFPCTLLLTLLLWATSFTLATLATLKTRGSRLCLPMSSFASGEGKVILYLYVTDFICCVAVVSVSYVMIAQALRRNAQVRKCPPVVAVDASRPQPFVGPPAAGAREGVQSAVPALYRNQSYGKPQHVQTHGYAKHLGQPPATAAGRLQLVSAVNLATAKDSRAVVTCVVIVLSVLVCCLPLGISLVQDMLSGSGGFVLYQFELCGFTLIFFKSGLNPFIYSRNSAGLRRRVLWCLQYVTLVFFCCKQKTRLRAMGKGSLEVNRNKSSHHETNSAYMLSPKPQKKFVDQACGPSHSKESVLSPKASVGHQHYAQSSSTPMNTRIEPYYSIYNSSPSQEVSTPNSLQPVNSTFGFAKSYIAMHYHTTNDLVRDCDSASTKQIPVPSV; from the coding sequence ATGAACGCCTCggggcggctgccggcggggggCGAGGAGGAGCCCCCCGGCGCCTCGCTGGCGCCGCTGCTGCCGCTGGGCGGGAACGGCAGCGCgggcggcagccccggggagctGCGGGAGGGGACCCACGCCGCCACCCTGGCGGCCTGCGCCTCCCTGCTGGCCCTGGTCTTCTGCCTGGGCTCCTACGGCAACCTCATCgtcctcctctccttcttcGACCCGGCCCTCCGGAAATTCAGGACCAACTTCGACTTCATGATCCTCAACCTCTCCTTCTGCGACCTCTTCATCTGCGGGGTGGCCGCCCCCATGTTCGCCTTCGTCCTCTTCTTTGACTCGGCCCGAGGCGTCCCGGGCGCCTTCTGCTTCACCTTCCACCTCACCAGCTCCGGCTTCATCATCATGTCGCTGAAGACGGTGGCGGTCATCGCCCTGCACCGGCTGCGCATGGTGCTGGGGAAGCAGCCGCACCGCgccgcctccttcccctgcaccctcctcctcaccctGCTCCTGTGGGCCACCAGCTTCACCCTGGCCACCCTGGCCACCCTGAAAACCCGCGGCTCCCGCCTCTGCCTGCCCATGTCCAGCTTCGCCAGCGGCGAGGGGAAGGTCATCCTCTACCTCTACGTCACCGACTTCATCTGCTGCGTGGCCGTGGTGTCCGTCTCCTACGTCATGATCGCCCAGGCCCTGCGGAGGAATGCCCAGGTGAGGAAGTGCCCACCCGTGGTGGCCGTGGACGCCTCCAGACCGCAGCCCTTCGTGGGGCCCCCGGCCGCCGGGGCCAGGGAGGGCGTGCAGAGCGCCGTGCCCGCCTTGTACAGGAACCAGAGCTACGGCAAGCCGCAGCACGTCCAGACGCACGGCTACGCCAAGCACCTCGGCCAGCCACCCGCCACGGCTGCCGGCCGGCTCCAGCTGGTGTCGGCGGTCAACCTGGCCACGGCCAAAGACTCCAGGGCGGTGGTGACGTGCGTTGTCATCGTGCTCTCCGTCTTGGTTTGCTGCCTGCCCCTGGGCATCTCTTTGGTGCAGGACATGCTGTCCGGCAGTGGTGGCTTTGTTCTCTACCAGTTTGAGCTGTGTGGATTTAccctcatttttttcaaatccgGATTAAATCCTTTTATATATTCCCGCAACAGTGCCGGACTTCGGAGACGAGTCCTCTGGTGCCTGCAGTACGTCACCCTTGTCTTTTTCTGCTGCAAGCAGAAGACAAGACTTCGGGCCATGGGCAAAGGCAGCCTGGAAGTCAACAGGAACAAGTCATCCCACCACGAGACCAATTCAGCGTACATGTTGTCTCCAAAACCTCAGAAAAAGTTCGTGGACCAAGCCTGTGGTCCTAGTCACTCCAAGGAAAGCGTGCTGAGTCCCAAGGCTTCTGTCGGGCATCAGCACTATGCACAGAGCAGCTCAACCCCCATGAACACCCGAATCGAGCCCTATTACAGTATCTATAACAGCAGCCCTTCCCAGGAAGTGAGCACCCCAAATAGCTTACAGCCAGTGAACTCAACTTTCGGGTTTGCCAAATCCTACATTGCCATGCATTACCACACCACCAACGACTTGGTGCGAGACTGTGACAGTGCTTCGACTAAGCAGATACCAGTGCCCTCGGTGTAG